In a genomic window of Occallatibacter riparius:
- a CDS encoding PadR family transcriptional regulator, translated as MEKRNGLLQGTLDMLILRTLLSGAAHGHEIGKHIQRTTNDFLQMQHGSLYPALHRLEKRGWVTAKWETAPDRNREFKYYRLTPRGRKQLLVEESQWKQMAEAVARVMWPAPEES; from the coding sequence ATGGAAAAACGAAACGGTCTTCTTCAGGGCACACTCGACATGTTGATCCTCCGAACGCTGCTCTCCGGCGCCGCCCATGGCCACGAGATTGGGAAACACATTCAGCGGACCACCAATGATTTCCTTCAGATGCAGCACGGTTCTCTTTATCCCGCCCTCCATAGGCTGGAGAAAAGGGGTTGGGTCACTGCGAAGTGGGAAACCGCTCCAGACCGGAATCGAGAATTCAAGTACTACCGGTTAACTCCGCGAGGCCGCAAACAGTTGTTGGTTGAAGAATCGCAGTGGAAGCAGATGGCGGAGGCGGTCGCGCGCGTGATGTGGCCTGCGCCCGAGGAGAGCTGA
- the dinB gene encoding DNA polymerase IV, whose amino-acid sequence MQERTSADAAVIDESTAESIAAIGKRKIVHVDMDAFYASVEQRDDPSLRGRPVVVAWKGKRSVVCAASYEARRYGVRSAMPAVTAERLCPAAVFLPPDFVRYKAVSQAVRAIFQRHSDAIEPLSLDEAYLDVTENKMGLPTATLVAKTIRRQIWDELHLTASAGVAPNKFLAKIASDWRKPNGLFVIQPHEAQAFLMTLPVGRIPGVGKVTEERMARAGIKLVGDIYTIPLEALEQSFGSYAQRLYELARGIDHNPVVSNRVRKQISAEDTFPEDIPLSACEPHVRRLAERIWAASHDNKREAKTVVLKLKTKEFQSLTRSMTLGGPVESCDVLVSIALSLCAKVDLPEKQLFRLVGVGLSNFRLERETDAAAETSDEPALIPYDLGVLPSAAVGDTDDL is encoded by the coding sequence ATGCAGGAGCGCACATCTGCGGATGCTGCCGTCATCGATGAGAGCACTGCCGAAAGCATTGCCGCGATTGGCAAGCGCAAGATCGTTCACGTCGATATGGACGCGTTCTACGCTTCCGTCGAACAACGCGACGATCCCAGCCTGCGCGGACGCCCGGTGGTGGTCGCATGGAAAGGAAAGCGCTCCGTGGTCTGCGCCGCATCGTATGAGGCGCGACGGTACGGCGTTCGTTCCGCCATGCCGGCAGTGACCGCCGAGCGCCTGTGCCCCGCCGCTGTCTTCCTTCCTCCCGACTTCGTCCGCTACAAGGCGGTGTCGCAGGCTGTGCGCGCGATCTTCCAAAGGCACAGCGATGCGATCGAGCCTCTGTCGCTGGACGAAGCCTATCTGGATGTCACCGAAAACAAAATGGGACTTCCGACAGCTACGCTCGTGGCCAAAACGATCCGCCGGCAGATATGGGATGAACTCCATCTGACTGCATCGGCGGGCGTGGCTCCCAACAAGTTTCTCGCCAAGATTGCGTCGGACTGGCGCAAGCCAAACGGCCTCTTCGTCATTCAACCGCACGAGGCGCAGGCGTTCCTCATGACGCTGCCCGTGGGCCGCATCCCGGGCGTGGGGAAGGTGACGGAAGAGCGCATGGCCCGGGCAGGAATCAAGCTCGTCGGCGACATCTACACGATTCCGTTGGAGGCGCTCGAGCAATCGTTCGGAAGCTACGCGCAGCGACTCTACGAACTGGCCCGCGGGATCGACCACAACCCGGTGGTATCCAATCGCGTCCGCAAACAGATTTCGGCCGAGGATACGTTCCCGGAGGATATTCCTCTCAGCGCATGCGAACCCCACGTCCGCCGCCTCGCAGAGAGAATCTGGGCGGCCTCGCATGACAATAAGCGCGAGGCCAAGACAGTCGTGCTGAAGCTGAAGACCAAAGAGTTCCAGTCGCTGACCCGGAGCATGACACTGGGCGGTCCGGTCGAAAGCTGCGACGTGCTTGTCAGCATCGCCCTGAGCCTCTGCGCGAAGGTGGATCTCCCGGAGAAACAGCTCTTTCGCCTGGTGGGCGTGGGCCTCAGCAATTTCCGCTTGGAACGGGAAACGGATGCGGCGGCCGAAACGTCGGACGAGCCTGCCTTGATTCCATACGATCTAGGCGTGCTGCCGTCGGCGGCAGTCGGCGATACCGACGATCTGTGA
- a CDS encoding ATPase domain-containing protein, giving the protein MPATTNDSLHKGICSTGLQGLDAIINGGLPSNCFYLVQGDPGSGKTTLALQFLFEGRRRGEPVLYITLSETRDELEKVATSHGWSLEGIPLLEFSAIESLTQPESQTTVFHAAEMELSKVTKLLRDEIAKHRPKRLVFDSLSEFRLLAETPLRYRRQLLNLKQDLARQGSTVLLLDDKMDSNRIGSDPHVLSLTHGVIEMEQLSPDYGKSRRRLRVMKMRGVGFSEGYHDYIIETGGIRVFPRLIAADHHVDFKQESVSSGCAPLDELLGGGLDRGTTALIMGPAGTGKSTLALQYACSMAERGEHSLLFTFDETRQTMLARADALGLGLVEHIRNGLIQVQQVDPAEISPGEFAGRIQDGVEKGARMVAIDTLNGYLNAMPGEQYLANQLHELSAYLNQQGILTIFTLAQHGVVSTLESPVDLSYLADTVLSLRYFESAGAMKKAIAVMKKRSGRHEQTIREFALRTGKGIRIGGPLTEFQGILTGVPQFRGSLEQIMQRNDGE; this is encoded by the coding sequence ATGCCAGCTACCACGAATGACTCATTGCACAAAGGAATTTGCTCTACCGGCCTGCAAGGGCTGGACGCCATCATCAATGGCGGTCTGCCGAGCAATTGCTTCTACCTCGTCCAGGGTGACCCCGGCTCGGGCAAGACAACTCTGGCGCTGCAGTTCTTGTTTGAGGGGCGGCGGCGCGGGGAGCCGGTCTTGTACATCACGCTTTCCGAGACAAGGGACGAGCTCGAGAAGGTCGCTACATCCCATGGTTGGTCTCTGGAAGGCATCCCGCTGCTGGAGTTTTCGGCTATCGAATCGCTGACTCAGCCTGAATCGCAGACTACGGTGTTTCATGCTGCTGAAATGGAGCTGAGCAAGGTGACGAAGTTGCTGCGGGACGAGATTGCCAAACATCGGCCTAAGCGCCTGGTTTTCGACTCGCTTTCGGAGTTTCGCCTCCTGGCCGAAACGCCCCTTCGTTACCGCCGGCAGTTGCTGAATCTGAAGCAGGATCTGGCGAGGCAGGGCAGCACGGTGCTGCTGCTCGACGACAAGATGGACAGCAACCGTATTGGCAGCGACCCGCACGTGCTGAGCCTCACGCACGGCGTGATCGAGATGGAGCAGCTGTCGCCCGACTACGGCAAGTCGAGGAGGCGGTTACGGGTGATGAAGATGCGAGGTGTCGGCTTCAGCGAGGGGTATCACGACTACATCATCGAGACGGGCGGCATTCGGGTTTTCCCGCGCCTGATAGCTGCGGATCATCATGTGGATTTCAAGCAGGAGTCAGTGAGCAGCGGGTGCGCTCCTCTGGACGAGTTGCTGGGTGGCGGATTGGACCGCGGCACAACGGCATTGATCATGGGTCCGGCGGGGACGGGCAAATCCACGCTGGCGCTTCAGTACGCGTGCAGCATGGCAGAGCGCGGAGAGCACAGTCTCCTGTTCACGTTCGACGAAACCCGCCAGACCATGCTGGCGCGTGCGGATGCGCTTGGACTTGGGCTGGTGGAGCACATTCGGAATGGTCTCATCCAGGTGCAGCAGGTCGACCCTGCGGAGATTTCTCCAGGAGAATTTGCGGGGCGAATTCAGGACGGGGTGGAAAAGGGAGCCAGGATGGTCGCGATCGACACGCTGAACGGCTACCTTAATGCGATGCCGGGCGAGCAATATCTGGCCAACCAACTCCATGAACTTTCAGCGTATCTGAATCAGCAGGGTATTCTGACGATCTTTACTCTCGCCCAGCATGGCGTGGTGTCTACTCTTGAGTCTCCGGTCGACCTTAGTTACCTGGCCGATACGGTGCTGAGTTTGCGCTACTTTGAGTCTGCAGGCGCAATGAAGAAGGCAATTGCCGTGATGAAGAAGCGTAGCGGTCGCCACGAGCAAACCATTAGGGAGTTTGCGCTTCGGACGGGAAAGGGTATCCGCATTGGCGGGCCTCTGACGGAGTTCCAGGGCATACTCACGGGTGTGCCTCAGTTTCGCGGCAGCTTAGAACAGATCATGCAGCGTAATGATGGAGAGTAG
- the ribB gene encoding 3,4-dihydroxy-2-butanone-4-phosphate synthase, with protein sequence MSLPRTPEPPFIDVPGALDEIRAGRMVVVVDDEDRENEGDLTLAAEFVTPEAINFMARYGRGLICLTLTEERADYLRLFPMTRQNSSRFGTAFTETIEAREGVTTGISAADRAHTVRVAIDEESTAADLARPGHIFPLRARRGGVLVRAGQTEASVDLARMAGLNPSGVICEIMRDDGEMARVPDLIPFCREHGLRILTVAELIRYRLRHERYIVRAGETRVNTRYGEFRMIAYESEVNGGESHIALVRGDLCPGGCPAFIAGPAGMPGEANYRPPCCHAVLVRVHTRCTAGDVFGADCHCRETLDQSMRMIAEEGCGAIIYLHNTSRGFDIEHSPAKAFEAGGVVPPSKVDPVQPGQIILHQELRSREGAQDRSGRILRAIGLGGQILSDLGIQRIRLLSNTPMHIPALEGFGLEIVEQVPIPLETPGKAAKAEAAVADPWSVIEE encoded by the coding sequence ATGAGTTTGCCGCGTACGCCCGAGCCACCGTTTATTGACGTCCCTGGAGCACTCGACGAGATTCGCGCGGGGCGGATGGTTGTGGTGGTCGACGACGAGGACCGGGAGAATGAGGGCGACCTGACGCTTGCCGCCGAGTTCGTGACGCCGGAGGCCATCAATTTCATGGCCCGCTATGGGAGGGGCCTGATCTGCCTTACGCTGACGGAGGAGCGCGCCGACTACCTGCGGCTGTTCCCGATGACGCGGCAGAATTCGTCGCGGTTCGGTACTGCGTTTACGGAGACAATCGAGGCCCGCGAGGGCGTTACGACGGGGATCTCGGCTGCCGACCGTGCGCACACTGTTCGTGTCGCGATTGACGAGGAGTCGACTGCGGCCGACCTGGCACGGCCGGGGCATATCTTTCCTTTGCGGGCGCGCCGTGGAGGCGTGCTGGTGCGTGCGGGACAGACGGAGGCTTCAGTCGATCTAGCGCGCATGGCGGGGCTGAATCCTTCGGGCGTGATCTGCGAAATCATGCGCGACGACGGCGAGATGGCAAGGGTGCCCGACCTGATTCCGTTCTGCCGCGAGCACGGGCTGCGGATTCTTACGGTGGCCGAGCTGATCCGGTACCGGCTGCGCCACGAGCGCTACATCGTGAGAGCGGGCGAAACTCGCGTGAATACTCGCTACGGCGAGTTCCGCATGATCGCCTACGAGTCGGAAGTGAATGGTGGGGAGAGCCACATCGCTCTGGTACGTGGCGATCTGTGCCCGGGCGGATGTCCCGCGTTCATTGCCGGGCCGGCAGGAATGCCGGGCGAGGCGAACTATCGGCCGCCGTGCTGCCATGCCGTGCTGGTGAGGGTACATACGCGTTGCACTGCCGGCGATGTTTTCGGGGCTGACTGCCACTGCCGCGAGACGCTGGACCAGTCGATGCGGATGATCGCCGAGGAAGGCTGCGGCGCCATTATTTATCTGCACAACACCTCGCGCGGCTTCGATATTGAGCACTCACCGGCCAAGGCGTTCGAGGCAGGCGGGGTGGTTCCGCCGTCGAAGGTGGATCCGGTGCAGCCGGGGCAGATCATCCTCCACCAGGAGCTGCGGTCGCGCGAAGGCGCCCAGGACCGATCGGGGCGAATACTGCGCGCGATCGGGCTCGGCGGACAGATCCTGTCGGATCTCGGCATTCAGCGGATTCGGTTGCTGTCGAATACGCCGATGCATATCCCCGCGCTGGAGGGGTTCGGGCTGGAGATTGTGGAGCAGGTGCCGATTCCGCTGGAGACGCCGGGCAAGGCTGCTAAAGCAGAGGCGGCGGTTGCCGATCCCTGGTCAGTGATCGAGGAGTAG
- a CDS encoding sensor histidine kinase — protein sequence MMESSQVDERVLILAPVGRDGPAMAALLMGHGFAAVVCESSAELRASMTEGAGALLLTEEALELARLPELLERLQAQPSWSELPLIILTHGGESRRGRLLDTVAAAAGGISVLERPIGTATLVRAVEVAVRSRRRQYQVRNLLVESAKQIAELKENERTIRFQEERLRKVEKLAAAGQLAASLAHEINNPLAAVTNALYILQNYSELPEETNSLVNTAASEIARVSRIVKQSLSYYRVDRSPKEVDLAQILEESLRIFEEKFRKSDLQVRARIRPHITILGFGDEIRQAIDNLLLNAVEATPKGGRLAVSLRWSRDRKDESQPGIARLTIADTGLGISREQRSRLFEPFFTTKAEKGNGLGLWVVRGIVTKHEGSIRIWSSTRESCRGTAVSILWPLQQKGAAAVAQPVNVVAHGK from the coding sequence ATGATGGAGAGTAGCCAAGTCGACGAGCGCGTCCTGATCCTCGCACCGGTCGGGAGGGATGGGCCGGCTATGGCGGCATTGCTGATGGGGCATGGCTTTGCGGCTGTGGTGTGCGAGAGCTCGGCGGAACTGCGCGCGAGCATGACGGAAGGGGCAGGGGCGCTGCTTCTGACTGAGGAGGCGCTTGAACTGGCGCGGCTTCCGGAGTTGCTGGAGCGGTTGCAAGCGCAGCCTTCGTGGTCCGAGCTGCCGCTCATCATCCTGACCCATGGGGGCGAGTCCCGCCGGGGACGCCTGCTCGATACAGTGGCCGCGGCAGCGGGGGGAATTTCGGTGCTGGAGCGCCCCATTGGCACAGCCACGCTGGTGCGCGCGGTTGAAGTGGCTGTGCGCAGTCGGCGGCGGCAGTACCAGGTGCGCAACTTGCTCGTTGAGAGCGCCAAGCAGATTGCGGAGCTGAAGGAGAACGAGCGCACAATTCGATTTCAGGAGGAGCGGCTGCGCAAGGTGGAAAAGCTGGCGGCAGCAGGGCAGTTGGCCGCGTCGCTGGCGCACGAGATCAACAATCCGCTTGCGGCGGTCACAAATGCGCTCTACATTCTGCAGAACTATTCGGAGCTGCCGGAGGAGACCAACTCGCTGGTAAATACGGCGGCGAGCGAGATTGCGCGGGTCTCAAGGATCGTGAAGCAGAGTCTCTCGTATTACCGTGTGGACCGATCTCCGAAAGAAGTAGATCTGGCGCAGATTCTGGAGGAGTCGCTGCGCATCTTCGAGGAGAAGTTCCGCAAGTCGGATCTGCAGGTGCGCGCGAGGATTCGTCCGCACATTACGATTCTTGGATTTGGAGACGAGATCCGGCAGGCGATCGACAACCTGCTGCTCAACGCGGTGGAGGCGACGCCCAAAGGAGGGCGGCTTGCGGTCTCGTTGCGGTGGTCGCGGGACAGGAAGGACGAGAGCCAGCCGGGGATCGCGCGGCTGACGATTGCGGATACGGGCCTGGGGATCTCCAGGGAGCAGCGTTCGCGGCTGTTCGAGCCGTTCTTCACGACGAAAGCGGAGAAGGGCAACGGGCTGGGGTTGTGGGTGGTGCGCGGCATTGTGACCAAGCATGAAGGCAGCATCAGGATTTGGAGCTCAACGAGGGAGAGCTGCCGGGGGACGGCGGTCTCGATTCTGTGGCCGCTTCAGCAAAAGGGTGCCGCGGCGGTAGCGCAGCCGGTGAATGTGGTCGCGCACGGGAAGTGA
- a CDS encoding glycoside hydrolase family 9 protein has product MFKRVLIAGLAALGSFAGSSGCTHVSDAKQSQSPTPFIVVDQFGYLPDAKKVAVVRDPASGFDSQRHFAPGKVYQVVDVKTGTVVFKGAPVAWHDGAVDPSSGDRVWQFDFSRVVKPGRYLIRDQQAGYDSVPFSVAPNLYKPILVQAVRMLYYQRAGFTKEARYAGAGWADKASHMGPGQDSEARLYSAKSDKATARDLHGGWYDAGDFNRYTRWSGDYVVGLLHAYHESPSAFTDDFNIPESGNGIPDLLDEVQWEIEWLKRMQNEDGSLLSVIGSASGSPASAATGRSFYGPATTSATYAGAEAFAYAAKTYGQFPALTAFADDLRVRAIKAWGWAQAHPHVLFYNNDPRDHSVGLAAGQQEVDDYGREMGAIAAAVYLFDLTGETIYRDYVDAHYRDNQIFTEHRTLDFDYVQTAPLVYYASLTGATPSVSSAIKTEFARGFENDGWKAAESDPYRAHISAYVWGSNATKSNHGDIFGDEALYGLGSHSAAEATNAAADYLHYIDGVNPLGKVYLSNMKAFGASNSVDGFYHTWFTHGSALWGSVSGSKFGPPPGYLVGGPNPGYTWAKGCPGIDRHCGQTPPSPPVGQAPQKAYADFSDGWPLDSWEVTEPSISYQTAYIRLLARFVR; this is encoded by the coding sequence ATGTTCAAGAGGGTCCTGATCGCGGGTCTTGCCGCACTTGGTTCTTTCGCTGGCTCTTCAGGCTGTACGCACGTGAGCGACGCCAAGCAGAGCCAGTCGCCCACGCCTTTCATCGTCGTCGATCAGTTTGGTTATCTACCGGACGCAAAGAAGGTCGCCGTTGTCCGCGACCCGGCTAGCGGTTTCGACAGTCAAAGGCACTTTGCGCCCGGCAAGGTCTACCAGGTCGTCGACGTGAAGACTGGCACAGTCGTCTTCAAAGGGGCGCCCGTGGCCTGGCACGACGGCGCAGTCGATCCTTCCTCGGGGGACCGTGTTTGGCAGTTCGACTTTTCGCGGGTTGTGAAACCCGGGCGCTATCTCATACGGGACCAGCAGGCGGGGTATGATTCCGTACCCTTTTCGGTGGCTCCGAATCTCTACAAGCCGATCCTGGTGCAGGCCGTGCGCATGCTCTATTACCAGCGCGCCGGTTTTACCAAGGAGGCGCGTTATGCCGGCGCCGGCTGGGCAGACAAGGCGAGTCATATGGGGCCCGGACAAGACTCGGAAGCTCGGCTCTACAGCGCGAAGAGCGATAAGGCGACGGCGCGCGACCTGCACGGCGGATGGTATGACGCCGGGGATTTCAATCGCTATACCCGCTGGAGCGGTGACTATGTGGTGGGCCTTCTTCACGCTTATCACGAAAGCCCGTCAGCCTTTACCGACGACTTCAACATTCCGGAATCCGGGAACGGCATTCCCGATTTGCTTGATGAGGTCCAATGGGAGATTGAATGGCTGAAGCGCATGCAGAACGAGGATGGGTCGCTGCTCTCGGTGATCGGATCCGCGTCGGGAAGCCCGGCTTCGGCGGCTACGGGGCGCAGCTTCTATGGGCCGGCGACGACCTCAGCGACTTATGCGGGCGCAGAGGCCTTTGCCTACGCGGCCAAGACCTACGGGCAGTTTCCGGCCCTCACGGCATTTGCCGATGATCTGAGGGTGCGGGCGATCAAGGCCTGGGGATGGGCCCAGGCCCATCCGCACGTGCTCTTTTACAACAACGATCCGCGCGATCATTCTGTCGGGCTTGCGGCGGGGCAGCAGGAGGTCGACGATTACGGACGCGAGATGGGAGCCATAGCCGCGGCCGTGTACCTCTTCGACCTGACCGGAGAGACGATCTACCGCGACTATGTCGACGCGCATTACCGCGACAATCAGATCTTCACAGAGCATCGCACGCTCGATTTCGACTACGTGCAAACAGCACCTTTGGTCTACTATGCGAGCCTGACTGGGGCGACGCCGTCGGTTTCGTCTGCCATCAAGACCGAGTTTGCCAGAGGGTTTGAAAACGACGGTTGGAAGGCCGCGGAGAGCGATCCCTACCGGGCCCATATTTCAGCGTATGTCTGGGGCAGCAACGCGACCAAATCCAACCACGGGGACATTTTCGGCGATGAAGCGCTTTATGGCCTGGGCAGCCACAGCGCGGCCGAGGCGACGAACGCCGCGGCGGATTATCTGCACTATATCGATGGGGTCAATCCACTCGGCAAGGTTTATCTGTCGAACATGAAGGCGTTCGGCGCGAGCAATTCGGTGGACGGTTTTTACCACACCTGGTTTACCCACGGCAGTGCGCTTTGGGGCAGCGTAAGCGGCTCGAAATTCGGCCCTCCGCCCGGCTACCTCGTGGGCGGCCCCAACCCTGGCTACACCTGGGCGAAGGGGTGCCCGGGCATCGACCGCCACTGTGGGCAGACGCCGCCTTCGCCCCCAGTTGGTCAGGCGCCACAGAAGGCCTATGCAGATTTCAGCGATGGCTGGCCCCTCGATTCCTGGGAAGTTACTGAGCCGTCAATCTCCTACCAGACCGCCTATATCCGGCTCCTGGCCAGGTTCGTTCGGTAG
- a CDS encoding ABC transporter permease has product MRWWRRKQRDEELARELQCDLELEEEEQRERGVSAEEARFAAMRAFGNPTVIREQTRAVWTWNWLERLVRDLKYGARTLWRSPSFSIVSVLVMALGIGATTSLFTIVRAVLLRPLPFRDPGRLVMLYDHFRHDQRGDGFNTVAAGDYRDWRAQTHSFEDMAAMRGYGGIISGVQSELPEVVQSAAGTANLFPLLGVSPVLGRTFTDAEDQPEGQPVVLLTWSIFQRRFAGDPSIIGKQVHLDTKPTTVIGVLPSWFTYPDARIQFWLPYWQTFSPGDYGHADHQSTVVARLKQGVSAAAATREVSALQYQIHLANASKPVAEDVWWRPMIDDLAKNVRTPLLVLLGAVGCMLLIACLNLTNLLVARSATRRREVAVRGALGGSRIVLICEQMTESLLICLAGGALGLLLSLASTYWLAAHWRNLPRAESVHVDAWVLTFTLAIVAAAALLAGLVPAISSTGRGLLSGLRDSTRMVGASGARARLRKTMLTVEIALTVVLLISAGLLFKSFLHLRTTDLGCRIDHVITMKFGLPEIQYDTREKIVRFHEALLERLRRLPGVRGAALVSVPPGAGFSFDRVFSVLERPAPSYSLQYEAAIFTADPQYFSVMQIPLLRGRVFTEHERLSNDHYIVVSKTFVDQYLAGNDPVGKHVRVDWDTKPEVYEILGEVGDTVNDTTKPIRPTMYFPILSGIPDRTSEATIVAYTSADPLTMSMPIQRQISALEPELPVYNALTMDQILGKNSASQGFASNLVLAFAALSLLLAAVGLYGVLSYLTTQRTPDIGLRIAVGAQRSQLLRLVLVEGLRPAIVGLVFGVAASALATRLLRSMLYGTRPLDPTTFAAAASMLVAVAVLACLIPAWRASRIDPVQALRTE; this is encoded by the coding sequence ATGCGATGGTGGCGCCGGAAGCAGCGGGATGAGGAGCTGGCGAGGGAACTCCAGTGCGACCTTGAGCTGGAAGAGGAAGAGCAGCGGGAACGAGGCGTGTCCGCGGAAGAGGCCCGTTTTGCGGCCATGCGCGCCTTCGGCAATCCCACGGTGATTCGCGAGCAGACGCGCGCCGTTTGGACGTGGAACTGGCTCGAGCGCTTGGTGCGCGATCTGAAATATGGCGCACGCACGTTGTGGCGCTCGCCGAGTTTCTCGATTGTGTCGGTGCTGGTGATGGCGCTCGGTATCGGCGCAACTACATCGCTGTTCACCATTGTGCGAGCTGTACTTCTGAGGCCGCTACCGTTTCGCGATCCCGGCAGGCTGGTGATGCTCTACGATCATTTTCGCCACGACCAACGCGGGGATGGGTTTAATACCGTGGCCGCCGGCGACTACCGCGACTGGCGCGCGCAAACCCACAGCTTTGAAGACATGGCCGCCATGCGCGGCTACGGAGGCATCATCTCAGGCGTGCAGAGTGAGCTGCCTGAAGTTGTGCAGAGCGCCGCAGGAACGGCCAATCTCTTTCCGCTGCTGGGCGTGTCGCCGGTATTGGGGCGTACCTTTACTGACGCTGAAGACCAGCCGGAAGGGCAGCCCGTTGTGCTGCTGACGTGGAGCATTTTTCAGCGGCGCTTTGCCGGCGATCCGTCGATCATCGGCAAGCAGGTTCATCTGGACACGAAACCCACCACGGTGATCGGCGTGCTGCCGAGCTGGTTTACGTATCCCGATGCAAGGATTCAATTCTGGCTGCCGTATTGGCAGACTTTCTCGCCGGGCGACTACGGCCACGCCGACCATCAGAGCACGGTAGTGGCACGGCTCAAACAGGGTGTGAGCGCAGCGGCGGCGACGCGCGAGGTGAGCGCGCTGCAGTATCAGATCCACCTGGCCAACGCGTCGAAGCCAGTAGCTGAAGACGTGTGGTGGAGGCCGATGATCGACGACTTGGCCAAGAATGTGCGCACGCCTCTGCTGGTGCTGCTGGGCGCGGTAGGCTGCATGCTGCTCATTGCCTGCCTGAACCTTACCAATCTACTGGTGGCGCGGTCGGCTACGCGGCGCAGGGAGGTTGCAGTCCGCGGCGCGCTGGGCGGCAGCCGTATAGTTCTTATCTGCGAGCAGATGACTGAGAGTTTGCTGATCTGTCTGGCCGGCGGAGCACTGGGCCTGCTGCTGTCGCTGGCTTCCACTTACTGGCTCGCGGCGCACTGGCGCAACCTGCCGCGCGCCGAATCCGTGCATGTGGATGCGTGGGTTCTGACGTTTACGCTGGCGATCGTGGCAGCCGCGGCACTGCTGGCTGGCCTTGTGCCCGCAATTTCGTCTACCGGAAGAGGTCTGCTTTCGGGGCTGCGCGATTCGACGCGCATGGTGGGCGCGAGCGGCGCGCGGGCGCGGCTGCGCAAGACGATGCTGACAGTGGAAATCGCCCTTACTGTTGTCCTGTTGATCTCGGCCGGCCTGCTCTTCAAGAGCTTCCTCCATCTGCGCACGACCGATCTCGGGTGCCGCATCGATCACGTGATCACCATGAAGTTCGGCCTGCCGGAGATCCAGTACGATACGCGCGAAAAGATCGTGCGCTTTCACGAGGCGTTGCTAGAGCGCCTGCGGCGCCTGCCTGGCGTGCGCGGCGCGGCATTAGTTTCGGTGCCACCAGGCGCGGGCTTCTCATTTGACCGGGTATTCAGTGTTCTCGAGCGGCCCGCACCCAGCTACAGCCTTCAGTACGAAGCCGCCATTTTCACTGCCGACCCGCAGTACTTCAGCGTGATGCAGATTCCCCTCCTGCGCGGCCGCGTCTTCACGGAACACGAGCGGCTCAGCAACGACCACTACATCGTTGTGAGCAAGACGTTCGTCGATCAGTATCTGGCGGGCAACGACCCGGTCGGCAAGCATGTCCGCGTGGACTGGGACACGAAGCCTGAAGTTTACGAGATCCTCGGTGAAGTCGGCGACACGGTCAATGACACTACCAAGCCGATTCGACCGACAATGTACTTTCCGATTCTCTCCGGCATTCCGGATCGCACTTCGGAGGCGACCATCGTTGCATACACTTCCGCCGATCCGCTCACGATGTCGATGCCAATCCAGCGACAGATTTCGGCGCTCGAACCGGAGCTGCCCGTCTACAACGCGCTGACCATGGACCAGATTCTCGGCAAGAATTCGGCGAGCCAGGGATTCGCGTCCAACCTGGTGCTCGCCTTTGCGGCGCTTTCACTTCTGCTGGCGGCGGTGGGCCTGTATGGAGTGCTCTCGTACCTGACCACGCAGCGGACGCCGGATATCGGTCTGCGCATCGCAGTGGGCGCACAGCGATCGCAGCTCCTGCGGCTTGTCCTCGTCGAGGGGCTGCGGCCTGCAATCGTGGGACTCGTCTTTGGCGTGGCAGCCAGCGCTCTGGCTACGCGACTGCTTAGGTCGATGCTGTACGGAACGCGGCCACTGGATCCAACGACATTTGCAGCGGCAGCGTCGATGCTGGTGGCCGTGGCGGTGCTGGCTTGCCTGATTCCGGCGTGGAGGGCGTCGCGCATCGATCCAGTTCAAGCATTGCGAACTGAATAG